From Cryobacterium sp. GrIS_2_6:
CGTCCCGTGGCCGCACCACGATCGCGATCGCTCACCGGCTCTCGACGATCGTCGCGGCCGACGTGATCTTCGTCGTCGACGGCGGCCGGATCGTCGAGAGCGGGACCCACGGCGGCCTGCTCGCCGCGAACGGCGTCTATGCGCGGCTCTACTCCGAGCAGGTTACGAGCCCGGGCGCCGTCCCGGCCGTGGCCCCGAGCGCCCGCCCGATTCCGCCCCGCCCGCTCTCCGACGAGCGGTACTAGAGTTGAAGGGTGCTCGTCCGTCTGAAGTGTCCGTGCTGTCCGGGTCGCTGACCGACCCTGACGTCCGACCCCGATCACTCCTCGCCCGTCCCGTGCGTGAGCCCCAGGCCGCGCGGTGACATTCACGACACCTCGACGAAGGATCTTCCATGAAGATTGCAGACACCATCCTCGACCTCATCGGCAACACGCCGCTGGTCAAACTGAACAAGGTCACCGAGGGGATCAGCGCGACCGTGCTGGTCAAGCTCGAGTACTTCAACCCGGGCGGCTCCGCGAAAGACCGGATCGCGACCCGCATCATCGACGCTGCCGAGCGTGACGGCCTGCTGTTGCCCGGCGGGACCATCGTCGAGCCCACGTCCGGCAACACCGGCGTCGGCCTCGCCCTGGTCGCGCAGCAGCGCGGCTACCGGTGCGTGTTCGTGCTTCCGGACAAGGTCGGCGAAGACAAGCGCAACGTTCTCACCGCGTACGGCGCCGAGGTCGTCGTGACCCCGACATCCGTCGCCCCCGACGCCCCCGAGTCGTACTACAGCGTCTCCGACCGGCTCGCCCGGGAGATCCCCGGCGCCTTCAAGCCCAACCAGTACGCCAACCCGAACGGGCCGCTCAGCCACTACGAGTCGACCGGGCCGGAGATCTGGCGCGACACCGAGGGCACCGTCACCCACTTCGTCGCGGGCGTCGGCACCGGCGGCACGATCACCGGAACCGGGCGCTACCTGCGGGAGGTTTCCGGCGACACGGTCCGGATCATCGGCGCGGACCCGGAAGGCTCGGTCTACTCCGGCGGCACCGGCAGGCCCTACCTCGTCGAAGGCGTCGGCGAGGACTTCTGGCCGGCGGCATACGACCCCGCCGTCGTGCATGAGGTCATCGCCGTCTCTGACGCCGACTCCTTCGCCATGACCAGGCGCCTCGCGCTCGAAGAGGGCATCCTCGTCGGCGGTTCGAGCGGCATGGCCGTCGTCGCGGCCCTTCGCGCCGCCGCGACCCTCCCGGCCGACGCCGTCGTCGTCGTGCTGCTGCCCGACGGCGGTCGCGGCTACCTCGGCAAGATCTTCAACGACAAGTGGATGCGCAGCTACGGCTTCAGCAACGCCCCGGCCGGGCACACCGTGGCAGACCTCCTCGAGAGCAAGACCGGCACCCTGCCTGCCTTCGTCTACGTGCACCCGATCGACACCGTGCGCGACGCGATCGAGGCCATGACCGTTTCGAGCGTCTCCCAGCTGCTCGTGTTGACCGCCAAGCCGCCGGTCGTGATGGGCGAGGTGCTCGGCGCGATCGACGAGCGCCACCTGATGGAGCTCGTCTTCTCCGGTGAGGCGAAACTCACCGACAAGGTCAGCGCCTATGTCGGTGATTCCCTGCCGATGATCGGCGTCAACGAACCCGTCGCGGCCGCCCGTGCCGCCTTCGCCCACGACGATGCCCTCCTCGTCACCGCCGATGGCAAGCCCCTCGGCGTCATCACCCGCCACGACCTCCTCACCTACCTCAGCGCCTGAGCGCCAACCACCAAAGGACCCACGGATGCCCAGCACCCCGAACTTCGACACCCTCGCCATCCACGCCGGACAGGAATTCGACCCGACGACCGGAGCCGTCATCCCGCCGGTCTACCTGACCTCGACCTATGTCCAGGAGAGCATCGGCCACCTGCGCGGCGGCTACGAATACAGCCGCGGCGGGAACCCGACGCGCACCGTTCTCGAGACCTTGCTCGCCGCCCTGGAGGGTGGCGCGCACGGCCTGTCGTTCGCGAGCGGCCTCGCCGCGGAGGACACCATCCTGCGTGCCCTGCTCGCGCCCGGCGATCACATCGTGCTCGGCAACGACGTCTACGGCGGAACGCACCGTCTGATCAACACGGTTCACGGCGCGGTCGGCATCCGCAACACGACCGTGGACCTGTCCGATCTCGCCGCCGTCGAGGCCGCGATCATTCCCGGTGAAACGAAGATCCTCTGGGTCGAGACGCCGAGCAACCCCCTCATGAAGATCAGCGACATCGGCGCGCTGGCCGCGATCGGGCATCGTTTCGGCGTCACCGTGATCGTCGACAACACGTTTGCGAGCCCCGCCCTGCAGCATCCGCTGGCGTTCGGCGCCGACGTCGTCGTGCACTCGACCACCAAGTACCTCGGCGGTCACTCCGACGTCCTCGGCGGGGCCCTCGTGATCAATGACGATGCGCTCTACCAGAAGGCGCAGTTCCTGCAGTTCGCCACCGGACCCGTCTCCGCGCCCCTCGACGCCTGGCTCACCGTGCGCGGCATCAAGACCCTCTCGGTGCGGATGGACCGACACTGCTCCAACGCGCAGGCGATCGCCGAACACCTCGACGGCCATCCAGCCCTCGAAGCCGTCTACTACCCCGGCCTGCCGAACCACCCCGGCCACGAGCTCGCCAAACGCCAGATGAGCGGCTTCGGCGGCATGCTCTCGATCGCGTTCGCCGGCGGGGCCGCCGCGGCCCGCGCCTTCGCCGAGTCCACGAAGCTCTTCCAGCTCGCCGAGTCCCTCGGCGGCGTCGAGTCCCTCGTGAACTACCCCGCCGAGATGACGCACGCCTCGGTGCGCGGAACCGAACTCGAGGTCGCCGACAACATCATCCGCCTCTCCGTCGGCATCGAGGACAAGGCCGACCTGATCGCCGACCTCGACGCTGCCCTCGCCGCGGTCTCCCGCTTCGCTCGTCCCTAACGAATTCGACGGACTTTTTGGGTTTTGAGTACCCGAGAGGCGTGTTGAACCGGTTCAGAATCGAAAAACTCCGTCGAATCGGTTAGGGCGACGGTGAGACGAGAGTTGGCAGGAATTCGACGGAGTGTGTCACGTCTGCCATTTCGCCGGGGCATGCTCGTCCGGCAGCATAGGACCATGACCCCGCCGACGGATGCCCCCGCGAGCCCCGTTCCCACAGGCTCCGGGAGTCTGGGCCTGCTGCAGGGCACCGCGTTGTACATCGCCGCTGTCCTCGGCACCGGGATCCTGGTGCTGCCCGGACTCGCCGCCGCTGCTGCAGGGCCGGCCTCCCTGCTCGCGGTCCTGATCGTCTTCGTGCTGTCCATCCCGCTCGCGGGCACGTTCGCGGCCCTTGCCGCCCGATACCCGGACCCCGGCGGCGTGGCTAGCTACGTCCGAACGGCCCTCGGCCAGACGTGGGCGCGGATGACCGGCTACTGGTTCTTCTTCGGCGTCGGCTTCGGCGCCCCGGTCGTCGCGATGCTCGGCGCGGAATACGTCGTCGCGATCCTCGGGGTGGACCCGGCCGCCGTACCGGTCATCGCCCTGCTGATCCTCGTTCCACCGTTCGTGTCCAACTACCTCGGCGTGCGGGTCTCCGGAGCCGCGCAGCTCATCCTCACCGGAGCGCTGCTCGTCATCGTCATCGGGGTCGTCACCGTCGCCTTCCCCGCCGCAAAACCGGGAAACTTCCAGCCGTTCCTGACCCACGGCTGGACCGGGGTCGGCGCCGCCGTCAGCCTATTCGTCTGGGCCTTCGCCGGATGGGAGGTCGGCACCCACATCGCGGGGGAGTTCCGCAATCCCCGCCGCGTCATCCCGGCGGCGACGGCGATCGCGCTCGTGGTCGTCGGCGCGGCCTACCTCGCGCTGCAGTACGTGACGGTAGCCGTCCTCGGCGGTGCTGCGGGAACGGGCGCTGTCCCCCTCCTCGCCCTCGTCGCCCAGGCGCCCGGCGGCGTCGGCCCGGTCTCCGTCGCGGTGATCGCAGCGATCGTCGCCCTCGGGGTGCTCAACGTGTACCTGGGCGCGTTCGCCAAGCTCGGCGCCTCGCTCGGTCGCGACGGCGACCTCCCGCTCTGGCTCGCCCGCGGTGTCGAATCCGGCGGCGTCCCGCGCCGCAGCCTCACCGTGGTTGCCGTACTCACCGGTGGGTACTTCACGATCATGGTGACGCAACACCTGCCCCTGTCGGTCTTCATCCTGATCCACACGAGCTCCATGGTCGCGATCTACACCCTCGGCATGATCGCCGCCGTGCGCCTCCTGGACCGCTACAGCCTTGGCTGGTGGCTCGCAGCGGTGAGCGTGGCCCTCACCGGCGCGCTGCTCGTGCTCGCGGGTCCGAACCTCCTCGTTCCCGCCGTGCTCGCCCTCGTCGCCGTCGTCATCGACCGGGTCAAGAAGCGCCGAACGAACCCCCTGCGCTCGCGCACACCCGAACATTCGCGCGGAAGTGCCCGCTCAACACGTCCCCGCCCAGCCCGAACCGCCCAGGAGAACACATGAGCGTTGCCCGTGCCCGCCTGATCGATCTCAGCCACACCATCCGGGCGGGCCTCGTTACGTACCCGGGGCTGCCGGCTCCCGTGATCGAGCCCTTCCTCACCCGTGCGGCCTCGCGCTCGGCCTACGCGCCAGGCACCGAATTCACCATGGACGTGATCACCCTGATCGGCAACACGGGCACCTACCTCGACAGTCCGTACCACCGCTACGAGGGTGGAACGGATCTCGCCGGCCTCGACCTCATTACCCTCGTCGACCTCCCCGCCGAGGTATTCCATCTGACTGATGCTGCGACCCGTGGCATTCCCGCAGCGGCATTCGCCGAGCGCGGCTCAGACTTGGCCGGTTCGGCCGTGCTCATCCACACCGGCTGGGACCGCCACTTCGGCACCCCGGAGTACACGGCGGGCGCTCCCTTCCTGACCGACGTTGCCGTCAAGTTCCTCGTCGGTGCCGGGGTGGCCCTCGTCGGGATCGACTCGCTCAACATCGACGACACCGAGGGGAGTGGGGAGCGGCCCGCCCATTCGGCCCTGTTCGCTGCCGGCATCCACGTCGTCGAGCACCTCACCGGGCTGGGGGACGTACCGGCCTCCGGCGGGACGTTCTCGGCGGTGCCTCCGAAGATCGAGGGCTTCGGCACCTTTCCGGTGCGGGCATTCGCGCGGGTGCCCTGCCCCGCCAGCTGAGGCCGCATTCCGGCCATGTGACGGTCACATCGCGACTCCCCGGCGGTGCATACTGGGGGTGCAAGTTTTTTTTGTGACCGTGCTCATAGACGAGGCCCCGATGACTGCCGAACTGCCCACTGGCCGGGCTCCCAGCATCCGGGACGTCGCACGCCTCGCCGGAGTCTCGCATCAGACCGTGTCGCGAGTCCTCAACAATCACCCGAGCATCCGGGACTCGACCAGGGCCCGCGTGCTGCAGGTGATCGAGGAGCTCCAATACCGGCCCAACCGGGCGGCCAGGGCGCTGTCGAGGGGGCGATCGCGCACCATTGGCGTGCTGTCGGCTTCTGGGGCTCAGTACGGCCCCGCGAGCAGCATCGCCGCGATCCAGGATGCGGCGCGGGAGGCGGGCTATTACGTCAACACCGCGAACCTGACCTCGGTCGACACTGTCTCGATCGAAGCGGCACTCGACCACCTGATGTACCAGTCGGTCGAGGGGATCGTGGTCATCGCACCCCAGGTCCGCGTCTTCGACGTCCTCGAACAGCTCTCGATCGAGGTGCCGTATGTCACACTCCAGTCGACGGGGCGGCCCAATGACCACGCGCTCTCCGTCGACCAGATCCACGGTGCACGACTGGCCACACGGCACCTCATCGACCTCGGGCACCGGCGCATCTTCCACCTCGCGGGGCCGCAGGACTGGATCGAGGCCGAGGCGCGGATGCGCGGATTCCTGGAGGAAATGGGGGCGATGGACGTGCCGACGACCGCCCCGATCCTCGGGGACTGGACGGCGGACTTCGGCTATCACGCCGGGCGCGAACTCTTGCGGCAACGCGACTTCACCGCGATCTTCTCCTCGAACGACCAGATGGCGCTCGGGATCATGCACGCGGTCAGGGACGCGGGGCTCGACATCCCGCGGGACGTGAGCATCGTCGGGTTCGACGACATTCCGGAGGCAGCACACTTCTGGCCGCCGCTCACGACCGTGCGCCAGGATTTCGCGGAACTGGGCCGCCGGTGCATCGCCCTCCTGCTCGGCACCATCGCCGGAGAGGACCCGGACAAGTTCCCTGCAGCGATCATTCCCGAGCTCATCGTCCGGGGCTCCACAGGGCCCCCCGCCTTCTGAATCCGGCGCGTTTCGGGAGGTTACCAAAACGCAACCAGCCACTTTTCGCCCTGACTTGACAAGGACGCCCACTGCGGGCGTAATGTGAGCACAGCGATTGTGACCGTTCACATTTCGTGACAAAGTAATTACGCACGTGAGTACGCAGACGGCCACGGCCTCAGCACCGCATGACAAAGGAGTCGAATTTCGTGATCGAGAACGCACAGGCCGCGCCCGCAGCCGACGCATCCGCCGAGATCTCTGTCATCGGAGGCGATCGCCGACCGAACTCCCTCACGCGCGATGCGGGCATCTCCACCGGTGCGGTGGCGTTCGCATGAGCACCTACGGACCCCAGATCGAGGTCGCGATCGCCCGTATCCGCTCCGATGTCGCCGACCTCCACGCCGAACTCACCCGCAACGGCCTGGTGGTCTGGACCGGCGGCAACGTCTCCGGCCGCGTTCCGGGCGCAGACCTTTTCGTGATCAAGCCGAGCGGCGTCGACTACGCCGACCTCGCCCCGGAGAACATGATCCTGTGCGACCTCGACGGCGCCGTGATCCCCGGCACCCCCGGCTCGGACCGTTCCCCGTCGAGCGACACCGCCGCCCACGCCTACGTCTACCGCAACATGCCCGAGATCGGCGGTGTCGTGCACACGCACTCCACCTACGCGACCGCCTGGGCCGCCCGCGGTGAGGAAATCCCCTGCGTGATCACGGCGATGGCCGACGAGTTCGGCGGCCCGATCCCGATCGGCACCTTCGCGATCATCGGTGACGACACGATCGGCCGCGGCATCGTCGCGGCGCTCACAGGACACCGGTCCCGGGCCGTCCTGATGCAGAACCACGGCCCGTTCACGATCGGCAAGGACGCCAGGGACGCGGTCAAGGCCGCGGTCATGGTCGAAGACGTCGCCCGCACCGTGCACATCGCCCGCCAGGGCGGCGAGCTCATCCCGATCCCGCAGGCCGCGATCGACTCCCTCTACAACCGC
This genomic window contains:
- a CDS encoding cyclase family protein, coding for MSVARARLIDLSHTIRAGLVTYPGLPAPVIEPFLTRAASRSAYAPGTEFTMDVITLIGNTGTYLDSPYHRYEGGTDLAGLDLITLVDLPAEVFHLTDAATRGIPAAAFAERGSDLAGSAVLIHTGWDRHFGTPEYTAGAPFLTDVAVKFLVGAGVALVGIDSLNIDDTEGSGERPAHSALFAAGIHVVEHLTGLGDVPASGGTFSAVPPKIEGFGTFPVRAFARVPCPAS
- a CDS encoding amino acid permease, with protein sequence MTPPTDAPASPVPTGSGSLGLLQGTALYIAAVLGTGILVLPGLAAAAAGPASLLAVLIVFVLSIPLAGTFAALAARYPDPGGVASYVRTALGQTWARMTGYWFFFGVGFGAPVVAMLGAEYVVAILGVDPAAVPVIALLILVPPFVSNYLGVRVSGAAQLILTGALLVIVIGVVTVAFPAAKPGNFQPFLTHGWTGVGAAVSLFVWAFAGWEVGTHIAGEFRNPRRVIPAATAIALVVVGAAYLALQYVTVAVLGGAAGTGAVPLLALVAQAPGGVGPVSVAVIAAIVALGVLNVYLGAFAKLGASLGRDGDLPLWLARGVESGGVPRRSLTVVAVLTGGYFTIMVTQHLPLSVFILIHTSSMVAIYTLGMIAAVRLLDRYSLGWWLAAVSVALTGALLVLAGPNLLVPAVLALVAVVIDRVKKRRTNPLRSRTPEHSRGSARSTRPRPARTAQENT
- a CDS encoding LacI family DNA-binding transcriptional regulator, producing MTAELPTGRAPSIRDVARLAGVSHQTVSRVLNNHPSIRDSTRARVLQVIEELQYRPNRAARALSRGRSRTIGVLSASGAQYGPASSIAAIQDAAREAGYYVNTANLTSVDTVSIEAALDHLMYQSVEGIVVIAPQVRVFDVLEQLSIEVPYVTLQSTGRPNDHALSVDQIHGARLATRHLIDLGHRRIFHLAGPQDWIEAEARMRGFLEEMGAMDVPTTAPILGDWTADFGYHAGRELLRQRDFTAIFSSNDQMALGIMHAVRDAGLDIPRDVSIVGFDDIPEAAHFWPPLTTVRQDFAELGRRCIALLLGTIAGEDPDKFPAAIIPELIVRGSTGPPAF
- a CDS encoding cystathionine gamma-synthase — protein: MPSTPNFDTLAIHAGQEFDPTTGAVIPPVYLTSTYVQESIGHLRGGYEYSRGGNPTRTVLETLLAALEGGAHGLSFASGLAAEDTILRALLAPGDHIVLGNDVYGGTHRLINTVHGAVGIRNTTVDLSDLAAVEAAIIPGETKILWVETPSNPLMKISDIGALAAIGHRFGVTVIVDNTFASPALQHPLAFGADVVVHSTTKYLGGHSDVLGGALVINDDALYQKAQFLQFATGPVSAPLDAWLTVRGIKTLSVRMDRHCSNAQAIAEHLDGHPALEAVYYPGLPNHPGHELAKRQMSGFGGMLSIAFAGGAAAARAFAESTKLFQLAESLGGVESLVNYPAEMTHASVRGTELEVADNIIRLSVGIEDKADLIADLDAALAAVSRFARP
- a CDS encoding cystathionine beta-synthase is translated as MKIADTILDLIGNTPLVKLNKVTEGISATVLVKLEYFNPGGSAKDRIATRIIDAAERDGLLLPGGTIVEPTSGNTGVGLALVAQQRGYRCVFVLPDKVGEDKRNVLTAYGAEVVVTPTSVAPDAPESYYSVSDRLAREIPGAFKPNQYANPNGPLSHYESTGPEIWRDTEGTVTHFVAGVGTGGTITGTGRYLREVSGDTVRIIGADPEGSVYSGGTGRPYLVEGVGEDFWPAAYDPAVVHEVIAVSDADSFAMTRRLALEEGILVGGSSGMAVVAALRAAATLPADAVVVVLLPDGGRGYLGKIFNDKWMRSYGFSNAPAGHTVADLLESKTGTLPAFVYVHPIDTVRDAIEAMTVSSVSQLLVLTAKPPVVMGEVLGAIDERHLMELVFSGEAKLTDKVSAYVGDSLPMIGVNEPVAAARAAFAHDDALLVTADGKPLGVITRHDLLTYLSA
- a CDS encoding L-ribulose-5-phosphate 4-epimerase, which translates into the protein MSTYGPQIEVAIARIRSDVADLHAELTRNGLVVWTGGNVSGRVPGADLFVIKPSGVDYADLAPENMILCDLDGAVIPGTPGSDRSPSSDTAAHAYVYRNMPEIGGVVHTHSTYATAWAARGEEIPCVITAMADEFGGPIPIGTFAIIGDDTIGRGIVAALTGHRSRAVLMQNHGPFTIGKDARDAVKAAVMVEDVARTVHIARQGGELIPIPQAAIDSLYNRYQNVYGQAPQGALE